Proteins encoded together in one Yersinia mollaretii ATCC 43969 window:
- a CDS encoding glutamate decarboxylase: MISNTANKLQEELLDSRFGSQASRHIAESTHFPLKEMRDDIAFQIISDELFLDGNARQNLATFCQTWDDDYVHKLMDLSINKNWIDKEEYPQSAAIDLRCVNMLADLWHAPKSINGQATGTNTIGSSEACMLGGMAMKWRWRKKQLAAGKPIDKPNLVCGPVQVCWHKFARYWDVEIREIPMEPGNYFMDAKRMVAACDENTIGVVPTFGVTYTGNYEFPEPLHEALDKLHKEKGLDIDIHVDAASGGFLAPFVASEIKWDFRLPRVKSISASGHKYGLAPLGCGWVIWRDQAALPDELVFKVDYLGGQIGTFAINFSRPAGQVISQYYEFIRLGREGYTKVQQAAYQVAHFLSQTIAPLGPYEFICTGDPKEGLPAVCFKIKEGAKTGYTLYDLSERLRLRGWQVPAFTLTGHASDIVVMRIMCRRGFEMDFAALLVDDFKCSLQYLHEHPELHGVAHQNSFKHT; the protein is encoded by the coding sequence ATGATTAGTAACACCGCAAATAAATTACAGGAAGAATTATTGGACTCCCGGTTTGGTTCTCAAGCCTCTCGCCATATTGCAGAGTCCACACATTTCCCTTTAAAAGAGATGCGTGATGATATTGCTTTTCAAATTATTAGTGATGAACTTTTTTTAGATGGTAATGCACGCCAAAATTTAGCCACCTTTTGTCAAACTTGGGATGATGACTACGTTCATAAGTTAATGGATCTTTCCATTAATAAAAACTGGATTGATAAAGAAGAGTATCCGCAATCAGCGGCCATTGATTTACGTTGTGTCAATATGCTGGCTGATCTCTGGCATGCACCAAAATCAATTAACGGGCAAGCCACAGGAACCAACACCATAGGTTCATCCGAAGCCTGCATGTTAGGGGGCATGGCGATGAAATGGCGCTGGCGTAAAAAGCAATTGGCTGCGGGTAAACCCATCGACAAACCTAATCTGGTCTGCGGCCCTGTTCAGGTGTGCTGGCACAAATTTGCACGTTATTGGGATGTCGAAATCCGTGAGATCCCCATGGAACCGGGGAATTACTTTATGGATGCGAAGCGTATGGTTGCTGCTTGTGATGAAAATACCATAGGGGTAGTCCCGACTTTCGGCGTGACCTATACAGGAAACTATGAATTTCCTGAACCTCTGCACGAGGCCTTGGATAAGCTACACAAAGAGAAAGGGTTGGATATTGATATCCATGTGGATGCCGCGAGTGGTGGTTTCCTCGCACCGTTCGTTGCATCAGAGATCAAATGGGATTTTCGCCTCCCCAGAGTGAAATCCATCAGCGCTTCAGGACATAAATATGGTTTGGCCCCACTGGGTTGCGGCTGGGTTATCTGGCGTGACCAAGCTGCGCTACCCGATGAACTGGTCTTTAAAGTTGATTATCTCGGTGGGCAAATAGGTACTTTTGCTATCAATTTCTCCCGTCCTGCCGGACAAGTTATTTCTCAATATTATGAGTTTATCCGATTGGGCCGTGAGGGTTATACCAAAGTTCAGCAAGCTGCCTATCAGGTCGCGCATTTCTTAAGCCAGACGATTGCACCACTGGGGCCCTATGAATTTATTTGCACAGGTGACCCTAAAGAGGGATTACCCGCCGTGTGTTTTAAAATTAAAGAGGGGGCTAAAACGGGTTATACCTTGTATGACCTCTCCGAGAGATTAAGGCTACGAGGTTGGCAAGTGCCTGCATTTACACTGACTGGCCATGCCAGTGATATTGTGGTGATGCGAATTATGTGTCGTCGTGGATTCGAAATGGATTTTGCCGCACTGTTAGTGGATGACTTTAAATGTTCACTCCAATATTTGCATGAGCACCCCGAACTCCATGGCGTGGCCCACCAGAATAGCTTCAAGCACACATAG
- the gadC gene encoding putative glutamine/gamma-aminobutyrate antiporter GadC gives MSMTNNQLKPVAQKKLGIATLAIMNIVAVVSLRGLPAEAEYGLSSIFYYIFAAIFFLIPVSLVAAELATGWPEKGGVFRWVGEAFGPRWAFLAMFMLWIEVTVWFPTVLTFAAVALAFTGPNQRWDEALSANKFFVLGIVLIVYWLATFIAFKGVATFAKVSKWGGVIGTIIPAIILIILGFSYLFGGGTPQITLTWDEVIPDFTNFNNVVLAASIFLFYAGMEMNAIHVKDVENPNRNYPIAIMLSAFGTVIIFVFGTLAIAFIIPKADINLTQSILVAYSDMFRWAGLPWLSPVMAIALAIGVLAGVVTWVGGPSTGLLTVAKAGYLPRWWQHTNKNDMATHILLLQALIVSLLSIIFVILPSVQAAFQILSQLTVILYLIMYILMFSSAIYLRYSQSQRPRPYRIPGGDIGMWIIGGAGWIGSIVVFLLSFVPPSQIAIGSPKTYVGILIIATLFFFILPLLIYAARKPHWRDEKTDFAPFTWQTANSHPGLPAESPMVKSDITADGQNPVLISEKAEQ, from the coding sequence ATGTCTATGACAAATAATCAGCTCAAGCCTGTGGCCCAAAAGAAGCTCGGTATCGCCACACTGGCTATTATGAATATTGTTGCCGTTGTCAGTTTAAGAGGTTTACCTGCTGAAGCTGAATACGGATTAAGTTCTATTTTTTATTATATCTTCGCTGCCATTTTCTTTCTTATTCCAGTCTCTTTGGTGGCAGCTGAATTAGCAACTGGCTGGCCCGAGAAAGGGGGTGTTTTCCGCTGGGTCGGCGAAGCATTTGGCCCACGCTGGGCATTTTTAGCGATGTTTATGTTATGGATAGAAGTCACCGTTTGGTTCCCGACAGTATTAACTTTTGCGGCGGTTGCCCTCGCTTTTACCGGCCCAAATCAGCGCTGGGATGAAGCGTTATCCGCCAATAAATTCTTTGTGCTGGGTATTGTATTAATTGTCTATTGGCTGGCGACCTTTATTGCATTTAAAGGGGTCGCCACCTTTGCCAAAGTCTCCAAATGGGGTGGTGTTATCGGCACTATCATTCCGGCTATTATTTTGATTATTTTGGGATTCTCTTACCTATTTGGCGGCGGGACACCACAGATAACGCTGACATGGGATGAAGTCATTCCCGACTTTACTAATTTTAACAATGTTGTTTTGGCCGCAAGTATTTTCCTGTTCTATGCCGGTATGGAAATGAATGCGATTCATGTTAAGGATGTGGAGAATCCTAATCGTAATTATCCCATCGCCATTATGTTATCTGCATTCGGGACAGTGATTATTTTTGTATTCGGCACCCTTGCCATCGCATTCATTATCCCGAAAGCCGACATTAATCTAACCCAAAGTATTCTGGTCGCTTATTCAGATATGTTTCGATGGGCCGGATTACCTTGGCTCAGCCCTGTCATGGCTATCGCTCTGGCTATCGGGGTATTAGCAGGAGTGGTAACCTGGGTCGGTGGCCCTTCAACTGGGTTATTGACCGTGGCAAAAGCGGGCTATTTGCCTCGGTGGTGGCAACATACTAATAAGAATGACATGGCAACACATATTTTATTATTACAGGCGCTCATCGTCTCACTGCTATCAATAATTTTTGTGATTTTACCTTCAGTGCAAGCGGCATTCCAAATCCTCAGCCAATTAACCGTAATTCTGTATCTTATTATGTATATTCTGATGTTTAGCTCAGCTATTTATCTGCGCTACAGCCAATCACAGCGCCCTCGCCCTTATCGAATTCCTGGTGGTGATATTGGCATGTGGATAATTGGTGGCGCTGGATGGATTGGCTCAATAGTGGTTTTCCTACTCAGTTTTGTTCCGCCGAGTCAAATTGCCATTGGCAGCCCAAAAACTTATGTCGGTATATTAATTATCGCCACCCTATTCTTCTTTATCTTGCCACTCCTGATTTATGCAGCGCGTAAACCTCATTGGCGTGATGAAAAAACGGATTTTGCCCCTTTTACTTGGCAAACGGCAAATAGCCATCCCGGCCTTCCCGCAGAGTCGCCAATGGTTAAGAGCGATATTACCGCTGATGGTCAAAACCCGGTTTTAATCTCTGAAAAAGCAGAACAATAA
- the glsA gene encoding glutaminase A — protein sequence MKPDLKVLQHSVNKAHRQYSTTEGGSNANYIPYLASVPSTLVGLAVVTTDGDIIAAGDTEYRFAIESISKIGTLALALEDIGPKMVQEKVGADPTGLPFNSVIALELHQGNPLSPLVNAGAMSTVSIIQANDKETRWKNILQIQQQLSGAPISLSDDVNQSEQTTNFHNRAIAWLLYSAGTLYCDPMEACEVYTRQCSTLLNTIELATIGATFAAAGINPISKLRVLTASHIPFILAEMTMEGLYGSSGDWAYNVGLPGKSGVGGGILAVVPGVMAIAGFSPPLDPIGNSVRGQKMVAHVAKSLGYNLYKM from the coding sequence ATGAAACCTGACTTAAAAGTATTGCAACACAGCGTCAATAAAGCGCATCGGCAATATTCAACTACTGAGGGTGGCAGTAATGCCAATTATATTCCCTATCTGGCCAGTGTCCCTTCGACATTAGTCGGCTTGGCGGTCGTGACCACTGATGGTGATATTATTGCGGCGGGTGATACTGAATATCGTTTTGCCATCGAATCTATCTCTAAAATAGGGACACTCGCGCTGGCGCTGGAAGATATTGGCCCCAAAATGGTACAAGAAAAAGTCGGTGCTGATCCTACGGGTTTGCCGTTTAATTCAGTCATCGCACTCGAATTACATCAAGGAAATCCACTATCGCCGTTGGTCAATGCCGGTGCAATGTCCACCGTGAGCATTATTCAAGCCAATGATAAAGAGACTCGTTGGAAGAATATTCTGCAAATCCAGCAACAATTATCCGGGGCGCCCATTAGCTTGTCCGACGATGTCAACCAATCAGAACAAACAACGAATTTCCACAACCGTGCAATCGCCTGGTTACTCTATTCTGCCGGGACGCTGTATTGTGACCCGATGGAGGCTTGCGAAGTTTATACCCGTCAATGCTCAACGTTGCTGAATACGATTGAGCTGGCGACTATTGGCGCAACTTTTGCCGCTGCTGGTATTAATCCTATCAGTAAGTTACGGGTACTTACGGCCAGCCACATTCCCTTTATTTTGGCCGAGATGACCATGGAGGGCTTATATGGCAGCTCAGGTGACTGGGCATACAATGTCGGTCTACCGGGAAAAAGTGGTGTCGGAGGGGGAATATTAGCGGTGGTTCCTGGTGTTATGGCTATTGCGGGTTTTTCACCGCCATTAGATCCTATCGGTAATAGTGTTCGCGGGCAAAAAATGGTAGCTCACGTAGCAAAATCGCTGGGATATAATCTGTATAAAATGTGA
- the yjjG gene encoding pyrimidine 5'-nucleotidase encodes MKYQWILFDADETLFHFDAYQGLKLMFSRFNVDFSAQDFDHYQLVNKPLWVDYQDGKISATELQNTRFEMWAEKLGVAATRLNSEFLVAMADICSLLPGARELVDALSGKVKMGIITNGFTGLQTLRLERTGLKDIFSPLIISEEVGAAKPDVAIFEYAFNLMNHPAKEQILMVGDNLHSDIQGGINAGIDTCWLNMHGAALDDNISPRYQVSSLAELQKLLLA; translated from the coding sequence ATGAAATACCAATGGATATTGTTCGATGCGGATGAAACATTATTTCACTTTGATGCATATCAAGGGCTAAAGCTGATGTTTTCGCGCTTTAATGTGGATTTCTCCGCGCAGGATTTCGATCATTATCAACTGGTGAATAAACCGCTGTGGGTTGATTATCAAGACGGAAAGATCTCTGCTACCGAATTACAAAACACCCGTTTTGAAATGTGGGCGGAAAAATTAGGTGTAGCAGCGACACGCCTGAACAGTGAGTTTTTAGTGGCGATGGCTGATATCTGTTCATTGCTACCCGGCGCACGTGAATTGGTTGATGCGCTGAGTGGTAAAGTGAAGATGGGCATCATTACCAATGGTTTTACCGGGTTGCAAACCCTCCGTTTAGAGCGCACGGGTTTAAAAGATATCTTTTCCCCACTTATTATTTCTGAGGAAGTCGGTGCGGCTAAACCTGATGTTGCGATATTTGAGTATGCTTTTAATTTAATGAATCATCCGGCGAAAGAACAGATCCTGATGGTGGGTGATAACCTCCACTCAGATATTCAAGGCGGTATTAATGCAGGCATTGATACCTGCTGGCTCAATATGCATGGGGCTGCACTGGATGATAATATCTCACCTCGCTATCAAGTCAGTTCATTAGCTGAATTGCAAAAGTTACTATTGGCTTAA
- a CDS encoding TerB N-terminal domain-containing protein gives MAKKKSTGTGWVILLIVVLGLITGIPREAWIALSAAILCLFFVWQNLKGAKPRLGPVINTDMQKTAAIPDLGDYPLTPSQLELENTTDSHNATSNPPEEENKKSDAKKSEISRGSLARASWLRPGELAVVAGINLPDGMIYIGNKYKSNRTGAEPAFINPSMDVAEQEVDTSLSLIDNAPDYSTCSPEARRAYLQWLAEGRKSPTAHIGYVFLFFYGLEHRILVDAAIDPVAKRELPKLEAEINRLLSIYGKNNAFNHYAQNLLVYLSRVNIEEKLYLSPPPPTRDSSTELPLALLVGLGQLAIDQKPLPAAWALAWGEADPAINQNISMAHCADIFSSLFQQRYREKYGDGFLLPVNKTKLLIFYRPASAGLMGQEFFQQMGELPNVAVCKAHRDKLRAIFETCQQDLDIYNRFASVNPKKKMSLEGQLLMPMPLWSVALKTELESIKARVGYGLLLITLEEIFLRLSTACGTKPLERITRSQVMALTFALASLQVGIEPDVRADNRTPVLQDTVALFPIESMVAESATFAAYRVTMLAVELACAAVMVDGSIGEPESMVLTRHIDAWGYLSPGQRMRLKAYLQPGIRKNNTLLALKNNLEPLSLENRRAIARFLAHLIQVEGTITPQEVKFLERVYKRFALDSKLVYTDLDSRATPMTLSLPSPTSEVINNTDRINLLKNESLELVKLLENLFVTDNVVAQTPEEINPQSMAAISANLADSTVTFLKLLISRDTWEREKLVDIATDMEVKLDDALVEINRKILAVFDVPLITGETTIAINRDISAALLIG, from the coding sequence GTGGCGAAGAAAAAATCTACCGGTACTGGCTGGGTTATCCTACTGATAGTCGTTTTAGGGCTGATCACGGGTATCCCAAGAGAAGCGTGGATTGCACTGAGTGCGGCTATTTTATGCCTCTTTTTTGTTTGGCAAAACCTCAAAGGGGCTAAGCCCCGCCTCGGTCCAGTGATTAACACTGACATGCAGAAAACGGCAGCCATCCCCGATCTGGGCGATTACCCGCTAACCCCTTCGCAGTTGGAACTTGAGAATACCACTGACAGTCATAACGCTACCTCAAATCCACCCGAGGAAGAGAACAAGAAGTCTGACGCGAAAAAGTCCGAAATATCCCGTGGTTCCTTAGCTCGCGCATCATGGCTGCGTCCCGGTGAGCTGGCTGTTGTTGCTGGAATCAATTTGCCGGATGGCATGATTTATATTGGTAATAAATATAAAAGTAACCGTACTGGTGCCGAGCCTGCATTTATTAATCCCTCAATGGATGTCGCGGAACAAGAGGTCGATACCTCATTATCCCTGATTGATAATGCGCCTGACTACTCGACATGCTCACCGGAGGCGAGGCGAGCCTATTTGCAGTGGTTAGCCGAAGGCCGTAAATCGCCCACGGCACACATTGGCTATGTTTTCTTATTTTTCTATGGGCTAGAGCACCGAATACTGGTTGATGCCGCCATAGATCCCGTGGCGAAAAGAGAACTGCCCAAGCTTGAGGCGGAGATTAACCGTCTATTAAGCATTTATGGGAAAAATAACGCCTTCAACCATTACGCACAGAATTTATTAGTTTATCTCTCTCGAGTGAATATCGAGGAGAAACTCTATTTGTCACCTCCACCACCCACTCGTGATTCGTCAACGGAGCTGCCACTGGCATTGCTGGTTGGGTTAGGGCAGTTAGCCATTGACCAGAAACCCTTACCCGCCGCTTGGGCGCTAGCTTGGGGCGAAGCCGATCCGGCAATAAACCAAAATATTTCGATGGCCCATTGCGCTGATATTTTTTCCTCACTCTTCCAGCAACGTTATCGTGAGAAATATGGTGATGGATTTTTATTACCCGTTAATAAAACCAAGTTACTGATATTTTATCGTCCTGCTTCTGCGGGGTTAATGGGGCAAGAGTTTTTCCAGCAAATGGGTGAACTGCCGAATGTCGCCGTGTGTAAAGCACACCGAGATAAACTTCGGGCAATATTTGAAACATGTCAGCAGGATCTCGATATTTATAACCGCTTTGCCAGTGTTAACCCAAAGAAAAAAATGTCGCTGGAAGGGCAGTTATTAATGCCAATGCCATTGTGGTCCGTGGCATTAAAAACCGAATTAGAAAGTATCAAAGCCAGAGTGGGTTATGGCCTGTTACTGATTACCCTTGAAGAGATTTTTCTTCGACTCAGCACCGCGTGTGGCACTAAACCCTTGGAGCGCATCACCCGCAGTCAGGTGATGGCACTGACTTTTGCACTGGCCTCATTGCAAGTTGGCATTGAACCTGATGTCAGAGCGGATAACCGCACGCCGGTGTTGCAAGATACCGTGGCACTCTTTCCTATCGAATCGATGGTGGCGGAGTCTGCGACCTTTGCCGCATATCGTGTCACAATGTTGGCGGTGGAGCTGGCTTGTGCTGCAGTCATGGTCGATGGCTCTATCGGCGAGCCTGAATCGATGGTTCTGACTCGACACATTGATGCCTGGGGTTATCTGAGTCCGGGTCAGCGTATGCGCCTAAAAGCCTATCTGCAACCGGGCATCAGAAAGAATAACACCTTGTTAGCGCTGAAAAATAATCTTGAGCCGCTCTCGCTGGAGAATCGTCGGGCTATTGCGCGTTTTCTGGCACATTTAATTCAAGTTGAGGGAACCATCACCCCGCAAGAGGTTAAATTCCTTGAACGTGTGTATAAGCGTTTTGCCTTAGACAGCAAGCTAGTTTATACCGACCTTGATAGCCGAGCGACGCCAATGACATTAAGTCTACCGTCGCCAACGTCCGAAGTGATTAATAATACCGATCGGATTAATCTGCTAAAAAATGAAAGTCTGGAATTGGTCAAACTGCTTGAAAATCTGTTTGTCACCGATAACGTTGTTGCCCAGACTCCGGAAGAGATTAATCCACAGTCAATGGCGGCCATCTCGGCTAATTTGGCTGATAGCACAGTCACATTCTTGAAGTTACTTATTTCTCGTGACACTTGGGAACGTGAGAAGTTGGTTGATATTGCGACAGATATGGAGGTTAAACTCGATGATGCTCTGGTTGAGATTAACCGCAAAATATTAGCCGTATTTGATGTCCCGCTCATCACCGGCGAGACGACGATTGCGATAAACCGTGATATTTCCGCAGCACTGCTTATAGGATAA
- the phoA gene encoding alkaline phosphatase, giving the protein MQNRKSPFIRRHPLSVIALSALMLSSTLLTPNAVAAATGLYDRSAQGDITQLGGARRLTGDQTQALRDSLSNKTVKNVILLIGDGMGDSEITSARNYAMGAGGFFKGIDALPLTGQYTHYSLDKKTQKPDYVTDSAASATAWSSGVKTYNGALGVDVFGKDHVTLLELAKKAGKATGNVSTAELQDATPAAQFAHVTGRKCYGPEETSEKCGTNALENGGRGSITEQMIAGRADVTLGGGAKSFSQVAKAGEWKDKSLRDQALARGYVIVENLDDLNAIKQADQQKPLLGLFSPGNMPVRWQGPKASYHGNLDKPPVVCENNAERTKDVPTLAVMTEKAIDLLKTNEKGFFLQVEGASIDKQDHAANPCGQFGETVDLDEAVQKALEFARADGNTLVIVTADHAHSSQIIEADAKAPGLTQALTTKDGAVMAISYGNSEDDSQGHTGTQLRIAAYGPHAANVVGLTDQTDLFFTMRDAMAIK; this is encoded by the coding sequence ATGCAGAACCGCAAATCCCCTTTTATCCGTCGCCATCCATTATCCGTGATCGCGCTATCCGCCCTGATGCTAAGCAGCACCCTGTTGACACCCAATGCTGTTGCTGCCGCCACGGGTTTATATGATCGCAGTGCCCAAGGCGATATCACACAATTGGGAGGTGCGCGTCGCCTGACGGGCGATCAAACTCAAGCGCTGCGTGATTCACTCTCCAACAAAACAGTAAAAAATGTCATTTTACTGATTGGTGATGGCATGGGGGATTCAGAAATTACCTCGGCACGTAACTATGCCATGGGGGCGGGCGGTTTCTTTAAAGGGATCGATGCACTACCACTGACAGGGCAATACACCCACTATTCATTAGACAAGAAAACGCAAAAACCGGATTACGTGACTGACTCCGCCGCGTCTGCTACGGCATGGTCATCCGGCGTGAAAACCTATAATGGTGCTCTGGGTGTCGATGTGTTTGGGAAAGATCACGTCACTTTGTTGGAACTGGCTAAGAAAGCGGGTAAAGCGACCGGTAACGTCTCTACGGCGGAGTTGCAAGATGCCACACCGGCGGCGCAGTTTGCTCACGTCACTGGGAGAAAGTGCTACGGCCCTGAAGAGACCAGTGAGAAGTGCGGCACCAATGCACTGGAAAATGGTGGGCGCGGCTCCATTACCGAGCAGATGATCGCCGGGCGTGCTGATGTCACTTTAGGGGGCGGCGCTAAATCCTTCAGTCAAGTTGCCAAAGCCGGCGAATGGAAAGACAAATCCTTACGTGACCAAGCCTTGGCCCGTGGTTATGTGATTGTCGAAAATCTTGATGACCTGAATGCCATCAAGCAAGCAGACCAACAAAAACCCCTGTTAGGGTTGTTCAGCCCTGGCAATATGCCGGTGCGCTGGCAGGGGCCGAAAGCCTCCTACCACGGCAATTTGGACAAACCGCCGGTGGTTTGTGAGAACAATGCCGAGCGAACCAAAGACGTCCCAACATTGGCTGTTATGACTGAAAAAGCGATTGACCTACTGAAAACCAATGAGAAGGGCTTCTTCTTGCAAGTAGAAGGGGCATCAATTGATAAGCAAGACCACGCAGCTAATCCTTGCGGCCAGTTTGGCGAAACCGTCGATTTGGATGAAGCGGTGCAAAAAGCCTTGGAGTTTGCTCGTGCTGACGGAAATACATTGGTGATTGTGACGGCGGACCACGCACACTCCAGCCAAATTATCGAAGCTGATGCTAAAGCGCCGGGCTTGACCCAAGCATTAACCACCAAAGATGGTGCTGTCATGGCGATAAGCTATGGTAACTCTGAAGATGATTCGCAGGGGCACACCGGTACACAATTACGTATCGCCGCTTACGGGCCACACGCCGCCAACGTCGTAGGGCTGACGGATCAAACGGATCTGTTCTTTACGATGCGCGATGCGATGGCGATTAAATAA
- a CDS encoding SDR family oxidoreductase produces MVNTTQQVAIVTGASRGIGAAIAERLAQDGYTVLINYSRGDSEAEALVRKIQQAGGNALSAKADISDAAAVAQLFATAEAAFGGVDVLVNNAGIMSLSAIADSDDAHFDRQITINLKGSFNGMREAAKRLRAGGRIVNFSTSVVGLKLEKYGVYAATKAAVETMTAILAKELRGRNITVNAVAPGPTATDLFLNGKSPELIEKMAKMAPLERLGTPEDIAAAVAFLVGKDGGWINGQVLRANGGLI; encoded by the coding sequence ATGGTGAATACCACTCAGCAGGTTGCCATTGTCACTGGGGCATCACGGGGAATTGGTGCGGCCATCGCGGAACGTTTGGCGCAGGATGGTTACACCGTGCTAATCAACTATTCACGAGGCGATAGTGAAGCTGAAGCATTGGTACGCAAAATTCAGCAAGCGGGCGGTAATGCCTTGAGTGCGAAAGCGGATATCAGTGATGCCGCCGCCGTGGCACAACTTTTTGCGACGGCGGAAGCGGCGTTTGGTGGTGTCGATGTGCTGGTCAATAATGCCGGGATCATGTCTCTCAGTGCGATTGCCGACAGTGATGATGCGCATTTCGATCGCCAGATTACCATTAATCTGAAAGGGAGCTTTAACGGGATGCGGGAAGCGGCTAAACGCCTCAGAGCCGGAGGTCGCATTGTTAACTTTTCGACCAGTGTGGTGGGGTTGAAACTGGAAAAATATGGGGTGTATGCCGCAACCAAAGCGGCGGTTGAAACCATGACGGCAATTCTGGCAAAAGAGTTACGGGGTCGTAATATTACGGTCAACGCAGTGGCTCCGGGGCCAACCGCGACGGACCTATTCCTCAACGGAAAATCACCGGAACTGATTGAAAAAATGGCAAAAATGGCACCACTGGAAAGATTGGGCACCCCAGAAGATATTGCGGCCGCAGTGGCCTTTCTGGTGGGTAAAGATGGCGGCTGGATCAATGGGCAAGTGCTGCGTGCCAACGGCGGTTTGATTTAG